In one window of Aphidius gifuensis isolate YNYX2018 linkage group LG4, ASM1490517v1, whole genome shotgun sequence DNA:
- the LOC122855113 gene encoding hemicentin-1-like, with the protein MDTNRTPMIMKFSLINLMLLLCIALTRVQAAEETQVDTHEGSTVLLQCRFPPVHENATCFWLTHTNNVHDNAAIDDKSLSPNYRVDMNLIEGRYDLEIRDVSYERNNGKYECRVKVSGSGVNLYHKNVTLTVLRPPGVPTITPSSPSATEGKRMELQCNTYGGSPEPEIKWYRENSYKILHNGPILSLEPTKNDDSAKLTCIVRNRAMSAGQTLNATTKLNVNYFPRVSVGPENPLKVKVGDKATIQCMVDAKPIANRVKWTRDGSFIATSFNHTIPHVTLQDAGKYRCEADNNIGRAGESSLQLDVLYPPTVIIEGDKVRVAEVEDTINVHCNVTANPLPTVIEWIREGRPEFRENGPLLRLTRVTSDHAGKYTCRAVNSIHPSGSEVRTHQGEATVTILVRHKPGAAKITPDSPVAIDGTKVILACMANPSGYPEPQYKWWKEGDDGPIPLETSGERFVIDSVHLGSDGTYKCHAINEIGTGETASVRLIVHQAPKILTKLQPQVTRKVGESSFMVSCIAQGKPMPEVHWLKDDMELTADESLYKVSTIPSAGHGNVITVNSTLSFLGHARPQTDKIIANDRGKYTCVFSNEVKKIESQMMLKVEHPPIILHSHSKVAYQLHDIAEVTCKVQAWPKPEFQWSLGDNAVHLQGSSSDGHYEIGTTSENDDIYTSILRISNIKNSDYGEYNCRAANAQGNIVSIITLQEKGAPEKPSDLEVIEKGPTYVTLSWKDGFDGGVKITKYYVSYRRIANSDEQISPDCAPPRTPANEWVEFNECHQSNPCNITNLEQLQTYEFKVKAVNTKNSSDYSDGKKFSTEVAKIPSPQRVNYDPESGMLTIKVGPTCLTLSAWIEKLYDNSNGKWDSPIVWEIGSAPTQIENSIPDSELSNGKLRFRVRLCLSKNSQKCGEWLEAEIGPSYIAQTGALTTPTLIVMVVCATVLLLFLILTLVFCRCQKKNAAKAKDYEMDSNAVRPSLVTGNGQQNQAPPPYSENKAMEHSMDHALAMEDAKTPAYAQTGYGYHHQAPHNINGVNMGYLDNSYSNSNNGGSVNSQDSIWQMKQAPPNGVNPQYDLGGYVPESDYPAHQHYLPQREDYRESHNLSRQQFCPEPFATVVKSQNPIDSQYDVSGLPYREAYDEDVKPPQQVSLSYDESLESGYSTPNNRRPRIIREIIV; encoded by the exons cATTAACACGAGTACAAGCAGCTGAAGAGACACAAGTTGATACACACGAAGGTTCAACAGTATTATTACAGTGTCGTTTTCCACCAGTACATGAAAATGCAACATGTTTTTGGTTAACCCATACAAATAATGTACATGACAATGCAGCAATTGATGACAAATCATTATCACCAAATTATCGTGTTGACATGAATTTAATTGAAGGACGTTATGATCTTGAAATACGTGATGTATCATATGAACGTAACAATGGTAAATACGAGTGTCGTGTTAAAGTTAGTGGTAGTGGtgttaatttatatcataaaaatgTAACATTAACTGTACTACGTCCACCTGGTGTACCAACAATAAcaccatcatcaccatcagcaACAGAAGGTAAACGTATGGAATTACAATGTAATACATACGGTGGTAGTCCAGAACCAGAAATAAAATGGTATCgtgaaaattcatataaaatattacacaATGGTCCAATTTTAAGTTTAGaaccaacaaaaaatgatgattcagcaaaattaacatgtattgTACGTAATCGTGCAATGTCTGCTGGACAAACATTAAAtgcaacaacaaaattaaatgttaattattttccaCGTGTATCAGTTGGTCCTGAAAATCCATTAAAAGTAAAAGTTGGTGATAAAGCAACAATACAATGTATGGTTGATGCAAAACCAATTGCAAATCGTGTTAAATGGACAAGAGATGGTAGTTTTATTGCAACATCATTTAATCATACAATACCACATGTTACATTACAAGATGCTGGTAAATATCGTTGTGAagctgataataatattggtaGAGCTGGTGAATCATCATTACAATTAGATGTATTATATCCACCAACTGTTATCATTGAAGGTGATAAAGTACGTGTTGCTGAAGTTGAAGATACAATAAATGTACATTGTAATGTAACAGCAAATCCATTACCAACAGTAATTGAATGGATACGTGAAGGACGTCCAGAATTTCGTGAAAATGGACCATTACTTAGATTAACACGTGTTACATCTGATCATGCTGGTAAATATACATGTAGAGCTGTTAATTCAATACATCCAAGTGGTAGTGAAGTTAGAACACATCAAGGTGAAGCAACTGTTACAATATTAGTACGTCATAAACCAGGTGCTGCTAAAATAACACCAGATTCACCAGTTGCAATTGATGGTACAAAAGTTATATTAGCATGTATGGCAAATCCATCTGGTTATCCAGAACCACAATATAAATGGTGGAAAGAAGGTGATGATGGTCCAATACCACTTGAAACATCTGGTGAAAGATTTGTCATTGATTCAGTACATCTTGGTAGTGATGGTACATATAAATGTCATGCTATTAATGAAATTGGTACTGGTGAAACAGCATCTGTTAGACTTATTGTACATCAAGCaccaaaaatattaacaaaattacaaCCACAAGTTACAAGAAAAGTTGGTGAATCATCATTTATGGTATCATGTATTGCACAAGGTAAACCAATGCCAGAAGTACACTGGTTAAAAGATGATATGGAGCTAACTGCTGATGAAAGTCTTTATAAAGTTAGTACAATACCATCAGCTGGTCATGGTAATGTTATAACTGTTAATTCAACATTAAGTTTTCTTGGTCATGCACGTCCACaaacagataaaattattgcaaaTGATCGTGGTAAATATACATgtgtattttcaaatgaagttaaaaaaattgaatcacaAATGATGCTTAAAGTTGAACATCCACCAATAATATTACATAGCCATTCAAAAGTTGCATATCAACTTCATGATATTGCTGAAGTTACATGTAAAGTACAAGCATGGCCAAAACCAGAATTTCAATGGAGTTTAGGTGATAATGCTGTACATTTACAAGGTTCATCAAGTGATGGACATTATGAAATTGGTACAACAAgtgaaaatgatgatatttatacatcaatattacgtatatcaaatattaaaaattctgaTTATGGTGAATATAATTGTCGTGCTGCAAATGCACAAGGTAATATTGtatcaataataacattacAAGAAAAAGGAGCACCAGAAAAACCAAGTGATTTAGAAGTTATTGAAAAAGGACCAACATATGTTACATTATCATGGAAAGATGGTTTTGATGGTGgtgttaaaataacaaaatattatgtatCATATAGACGTATTGCAAATAGTGATGAACAAATATCACCAGATTGTGCACCACCACGTACACCAGCAAATGAATGGGTTGAATTTAATGAATGTCATCAATCAAATCCTTGTAATATAACAAATCTTGAACAATTACAAACATATGAATTCAAAGTTAAAGCTGTTAATACTAAAAATTCATCTGATTATTCTGATGGTAAAAAATTCTCAACAGAAGTTGCTAAAATTCCATCACCACAACGTGTTAATTATGATCCAGAAAGTGGTATGTTAACAATTAAAGTTGGACCAACATGTTTAACATTATCAGCAtggattgaaaaattatatgataataGTAATGGTAAATGGGATTCACCAATTGTATGGGAAATTGGTAGTGCACCAacacaaattgaaaatagtatACCTGATTCAGAATTatcaaatggaaaattaaGATTTAGAGTTAGACTTTGTCTTTCTAAAAATAGTCAAAAATGTGGTGAATGGCTTGAAGCTGaaa tTGGACCATCGTATATTGCACAAACTGGAGCTTTGACAACACCGACTCTCATTGTTATGGTCGTCTGTGCAACAGTACTTCTTTTATTCTTAATATTGACACTAGTATTCTGTcgatgtcaaaaaaaaaatgctgccAAAGCAAAAGACTATGAAATGGACTCCAATGC AGTACGTCCAAGTTTAGTAACTGGAAATGGACAACAAAATCAAGCACCACCACCATACTCAGAGAACAAAGCAATGGAACACAGCATGGATCATGCACTTGCAATGGAAGATGCTAAAACACCAGCCTATGCACAAACAGGATATGGATATCATCATCAAGCACCTCACAATATTAATg gTGTCAATATGGGATATCTTGACAATAGCTATTCAAATTCAAACAATGGTGGTTCAGTTAACTCACAAGATTCAATTTGGCAAATGAAACAAGCACCACCAAACGGTGTAAATCCACAGTATGATCTTGGTGGATATGTTCCAGAATCAGATTATCCAGCCCACCAGCATTATCTACCACAACGTGAGGATTATCGTGAAAGCCACAACTTGAGCCGTCAACAATTTTGCCCTGAGCCTTTTGCAACTGTTGTTAAATCCCAGAATCCAATAG aTTCACAATACGACGTGTCAGGACTACCATACAGAGAGGCATATGATGAGGATGTTAAACCACCACAACAAGTTAGTTTATCGTATGATGAAAGTCTTGAATCTGGTTATTCAACACCAAATAACCGACGTCCAAGAATAATAAGAGAAATAATTGTCTGA
- the LOC122855114 gene encoding formin-like isoform X1: protein MNVEQSADSKLSNRPNLREFARRFLGNFTFRARKYSRDNVDEEQRKNSNTKNSPAYNFNSDSQFLTDDTDEMGNLQSDGKKKVKNKNNQITGSIQNQQPDRNNYEKIYTPGKRQAPPPPQPKFKFTPQTPVTLNKSVKNIKQDVKNNRDMQVDVTSGLTFPSSENKLCEYIDDLKKNNELSLKIDNNILTNKNSLNSPSYGSSSDSVFTDAEDNGIIETIIIEKQQSPITPSRILENENSPFVTPMLLKTPGYCSCNTKKCRKGHFTLTGQRNIELTSTPSKLVVPDYTPQRRHSSSIHKNLFDNKVLRRFASLTLDNSTEESIGHSTSPKTISTLSQNFKGQHLLNLLSSGIPENVKNQLTYADLVNFTTAFYAHLNSIGVVQPVDKKLVKDSTFSTDELYCWTCPTSQNIKNENHSNEEKIYTNEKIQKLEIEVERLRKLVDKLEKSNKEKEAMLVTKLSRASSPILFNDKNSLDIFDRNISMELEKLNKETETDLLPNKLSRASSPILFTTQYSTSPLNQDITAESGRFTASLTDVSKMSSREYSSNSSAMQSSFSPIYKSNESIDDSVSRIIQTVERCPIKIDNKDQTTKIARKKLNFNDEKIEINDDTNTNEIVVESVTPNSDIELIVPKIGNVVVSSAETSLTLPKISVTTATPDSSPLPVLTLSKPSPPPPPPMPSLNSPISSPSINSNITMSQSLVNNSSSSIPPPPPLPMMGMTGSSVPPPPPLPPVIGMTGSSPSPPPPPPMLGMTGPPPAPPMPGMSGPPPPPPPPMIGVIGASPPPPPMPGMSGPPPPPPPLMMGQQIPSIPPVPSGPAALPTPPIGGWNNPARAQMRKKPVEPEIPMKPLFWSRILIPNTETIATIPATTPDAPPKLPLWIEIEEEQSVNIKEFIDLFSRQAIERKPTIKREESKKQIQFAKILDINRSKNVGILEKSLRVDFTEVENAIYNLDTSIVSLEALKQIYEVMPSAKEIDDILQHERENPDIPLDRPEMFLKQLSNIKYLNERIACLMCQSEFQDALTTVSGKLTNLRTTCDFLMNSKSLKKVMALILTFGNYMNGGNRVRGQADGFGLEILDKLKDVKSKNPGITLLHFLVKTMLEEESILSSDEILPLPIPEVGDIQAAADIDFDTLSKELDRLEKELKTCEINYKTVVDNCSPESAYIFKEKMNNFIKTAGNEWFNEKEYLQEAKLKFKAVMLFYQYIPKGATIDTADPKDFFGLWINFCRDFKDIWKREQQRMKKEKIKTLRRKTQQILENETTQIKPCGLKSRLLKKLIEKDKR, encoded by the exons ATGAATGTAGAGCAAAGCGCAGactcaaaattatcaaatcgTCCAAATTTGCGGGAATTTGCACGTCGTTTTCTGGGTAACTTTACATTCAGAGCACGTAAATATTCACGTGATAATGTTGATGAGGAGCAacgaaaaaatagtaatacaaaaaatagtcCGGCCTACAATTTTAATAGTGATTCACAATTTTTAACTGATGATACTGATGAAATGGGTAATTTACAAagtgatggtaaaaaaaaagtaaaaaataaaaataatcaaataactGGTAGTATACAAAATCAACAACCAGATcgtaataattatgaaaaaatatacaccCCAGGTAAAAGACAAGCACCCCCACCACCACAACCAAAGTTTAAATTCACTCCTCAG ACACCAGTTACATTGAATAaaagtgttaaaaatataaaacaggatgttaaaaataatagggACATGCAAGTTGATGTTACATCCGGTTTAACATTCCCATcatcagaaaataaattatgtgaatacattgatgatttaaaaaaaaataatgaattatcattaaaaattgataataatattttaacaaataaaaattcattaaattcacCGAGTTATGGATCATCAAGTGATAGTGTATTTACTGATGCTGAGGATAATGGTATTATTGAAacgataattattgaaaaacaacaatcaCCAATAACACCATCACGTATattggaaaatgaaaattcaccaTTTGTAACTCcaatgttattaaaaacacCTGGATATTGTTCTTGTAATACAAAGAAATGTCGAAAGGGTCATTTCACCTTAACGGGACAGAGGAATATTGAACTCACATCCACACCGAGTAAACTTG ttGTACCAGATTATACACCTCAACGTCGTCACAGCAGCagtattcataaaaatttatttgataacaaAGTGTTACGACGATTTGCAAGTTTAACACTTGATAATTCAACGGAAGAATCAATTGGACATTCAACATCTCCCAAAACAATATCAACAttatcacaaaattttaaag GTCAACATCTACTGAATTTACTATCATCTGGTATCCcggaaaatgtaaaaaatcaattaacgtATGCTGATTTGGTTAATTTTACAACCGCATTTTATGCACATTTAAATTCCATTGGTGTTGTTCAACCAGTTGATAAAAAACTAGTCAAAGATTCAACATTTtcg ACTGATGAACTCTATTGCTGGACTTGTCCAACAAgtcaaaacataaaaaatgaaaatcatagTAATGAAGAAAAGatatatacaaatgaaaaaattcaaaagcttGAAATTGAAGTTGAAAGATTACGTAAATTAGttgataaacttgaaaaatcaaataaagaaaaagaagcaaTGCTTGttacaaaattatcaagagCAAGTTcaccaatattatttaatgataaaaattcattggaTATATTTGATAGAAATATATCAATggaacttgaaaaattaaacaaagaaaCTGAAACAGATTTATTGCCAAATAAGTTATCACGTGCAAGTTcaccaattttatttacaactcAATATTCAACAAGTCCATTAAATCAAGATATTACAGCAGAGAGTGGAAGATTCACAGCAAGCTTGACAGATGTATCAAAGATGTCAAGTCGTGAATATTCAAGCAATTCAAGTGCAATGCAATCATCATTTTCaccaatatataaatcaaatgaatcaaTTGACGATTCAGTCAGTAGAATAATTCAAACAGTTGAACGATGTCCcataaaaatagataacaaagatcaaacaacaaaaattgcacggaaaaaattaaatttcaatgatgaaaaaatagaaataaatgatgatacaaATACTAATGAAATAGTTGTAGAATCAGTAACACCAAATAGTGATATTGAATTAATCGTACCAAAGATTGGCAATGTTGTTGTATCGTCTGCTGAGACATCATTAACTTTACCGAAAATTTCAGTGACAACTGCAACACCTGATTCATCTCCATTACCTGTTTTAACTTTATCCAAACCATcacctccaccaccacctccaatGCCTTCTTTGAATTCTCCCATATCATCACCAAgcataaattcaaatataacaaTGTCACAATCTCTCGTGAATAATTCAAGTTCGTCAATACCTCCACCACCTCCACTTCCAATGATGGGGATGACTGGTTCATCAgtgccaccaccaccaccactacctCCAGTGATAGGGATGACTGgttcatcaccatcaccacctCCTCCACCACCAATGCTTGGAATGACTGGTCCACCACCAGCACCACCTATGCCAGGAATGAGtggaccaccaccaccacctcctcCTCCGATGATTGGAGTTATTGGtgcatcaccaccaccaccacctatGCCAGGGATGAGtggaccaccaccaccacctcctcCATTAATGATGGGACAACAAATACCATCAATACCACCAGTACCAAGTGGTCCAGCAGCTTTACCAACACCACCAATTGGTGGATGGAATAATCCTGCACGTGCACAAATGCGTAAAAAACCAGTTGAACCAGAAATACCAATGAAACCATTATTTTGGTCACGTATATTAATACCAAATACTGAAACAATAGCAACAATACCAGCAACAACACCAGATGCACCACCAAAATTACCATTATGGATTGAAATTGAAGAAGAACAAAGTGTTAATATtaaagaatttattgatttattttcacgtCAAGCAATTGAAAGAAAACCAACAATTAAAAGAGaagaatcaaaaaaacaaatacaatttgctaaaatacttgatataaATAGATCTAAAAATGTTGGTATATTAGAAAAAAGTTTACGTGTTGATTTTACAGAAGTTGAAAatgcaatatataatttagatACAAGTATTGTTAGTTTAGAGGCActtaaacaaatttatgaaGTTATGCCAAGTGCTAAagaaattgatgatatattaCAACATGAACGTGAAAATCCTGATATACCACTTGATAGACcagaaatgtttttaaaacaattatcaaatataaaatatttgaatgaaagAATTGCATGTTTAATGTGTCAATCAGAATTTCAAGATGCATTAACAACAGTATCtggaaaattaacaaatttacgTACAACAtgtgattttttaatgaattcaaaatcattaaaaaaagttatggCATTGATATTAACATTTGGTAATTATATGAATGGTGGTAATCGTGTTAGAGGACAAGCTGATGGTTTTGGTCTTGAAatattagataaattaaaagatgTTAAATCTAAAAATCCTGGTATaacattattacattttttagttaaaacaATGCTTGAAGAAGAAAGTATATTGAGTAGTGATGAAATATTACCATTACCAATACCAGAAGTTGGCGATATACAAGCTGCTGCTGATATTGATTTTGATACGTTATCAAAAGAATTAGATCGTTtagaaaaagaattaaaaacatgtgaaatcaattataaaactgttgttgataattgttCACCAGAAAGtgcttatatatttaaagaaaaaatgaataattttataaaaacagcTGGTAATGAATGGTTCAatgaaaaagaatatttacaagaagctaaattaaaatttaaagctgttatgttattttatcaatatattccaAAAGGTGCTACAATTGATACTGCTGATCCAAAagatttttttggtttatggATTAATTTTTGTCGTGATTTTAAAGATATATGGAAAAGGGAACAAcaaagaatgaaaaaagaaaaaattaaaacattaagaagaaaaacacaacaaatacttgaaaatgaaACAACTCAAATTAAACCCTGTGGATTAAAGAGTAGATtgctcaaaaaattaatagaaaaagataaaagataa
- the LOC122855114 gene encoding formin-like isoform X2 has product MNVEQSADSKLSNRPNLREFARRFLGNFTFRARKYSRDNVDEEQRKNSNTKNSPAYNFNSDSQFLTDDTDEMGNLQSDGKKKVKNKNNQITGSIQNQQPDRNNYEKIYTPGKRQAPPPPQPKFKFTPQTPVTLNKSVKNIKQDVKNNRDMQVDVTSGLTFPSSENKLCEYIDDLKKNNELSLKIDNNILTNKNSLNSPSYGSSSDSVFTDAEDNGIIETIIIEKQQSPITPSRILENENSPFVTPMLLKTPGYCSCNTKKCRKGHFTLTGQRNIELTSTPSKLDYTPQRRHSSSIHKNLFDNKVLRRFASLTLDNSTEESIGHSTSPKTISTLSQNFKGQHLLNLLSSGIPENVKNQLTYADLVNFTTAFYAHLNSIGVVQPVDKKLVKDSTFSTDELYCWTCPTSQNIKNENHSNEEKIYTNEKIQKLEIEVERLRKLVDKLEKSNKEKEAMLVTKLSRASSPILFNDKNSLDIFDRNISMELEKLNKETETDLLPNKLSRASSPILFTTQYSTSPLNQDITAESGRFTASLTDVSKMSSREYSSNSSAMQSSFSPIYKSNESIDDSVSRIIQTVERCPIKIDNKDQTTKIARKKLNFNDEKIEINDDTNTNEIVVESVTPNSDIELIVPKIGNVVVSSAETSLTLPKISVTTATPDSSPLPVLTLSKPSPPPPPPMPSLNSPISSPSINSNITMSQSLVNNSSSSIPPPPPLPMMGMTGSSVPPPPPLPPVIGMTGSSPSPPPPPPMLGMTGPPPAPPMPGMSGPPPPPPPPMIGVIGASPPPPPMPGMSGPPPPPPPLMMGQQIPSIPPVPSGPAALPTPPIGGWNNPARAQMRKKPVEPEIPMKPLFWSRILIPNTETIATIPATTPDAPPKLPLWIEIEEEQSVNIKEFIDLFSRQAIERKPTIKREESKKQIQFAKILDINRSKNVGILEKSLRVDFTEVENAIYNLDTSIVSLEALKQIYEVMPSAKEIDDILQHERENPDIPLDRPEMFLKQLSNIKYLNERIACLMCQSEFQDALTTVSGKLTNLRTTCDFLMNSKSLKKVMALILTFGNYMNGGNRVRGQADGFGLEILDKLKDVKSKNPGITLLHFLVKTMLEEESILSSDEILPLPIPEVGDIQAAADIDFDTLSKELDRLEKELKTCEINYKTVVDNCSPESAYIFKEKMNNFIKTAGNEWFNEKEYLQEAKLKFKAVMLFYQYIPKGATIDTADPKDFFGLWINFCRDFKDIWKREQQRMKKEKIKTLRRKTQQILENETTQIKPCGLKSRLLKKLIEKDKR; this is encoded by the exons ATGAATGTAGAGCAAAGCGCAGactcaaaattatcaaatcgTCCAAATTTGCGGGAATTTGCACGTCGTTTTCTGGGTAACTTTACATTCAGAGCACGTAAATATTCACGTGATAATGTTGATGAGGAGCAacgaaaaaatagtaatacaaaaaatagtcCGGCCTACAATTTTAATAGTGATTCACAATTTTTAACTGATGATACTGATGAAATGGGTAATTTACAAagtgatggtaaaaaaaaagtaaaaaataaaaataatcaaataactGGTAGTATACAAAATCAACAACCAGATcgtaataattatgaaaaaatatacaccCCAGGTAAAAGACAAGCACCCCCACCACCACAACCAAAGTTTAAATTCACTCCTCAG ACACCAGTTACATTGAATAaaagtgttaaaaatataaaacaggatgttaaaaataatagggACATGCAAGTTGATGTTACATCCGGTTTAACATTCCCATcatcagaaaataaattatgtgaatacattgatgatttaaaaaaaaataatgaattatcattaaaaattgataataatattttaacaaataaaaattcattaaattcacCGAGTTATGGATCATCAAGTGATAGTGTATTTACTGATGCTGAGGATAATGGTATTATTGAAacgataattattgaaaaacaacaatcaCCAATAACACCATCACGTATattggaaaatgaaaattcaccaTTTGTAACTCcaatgttattaaaaacacCTGGATATTGTTCTTGTAATACAAAGAAATGTCGAAAGGGTCATTTCACCTTAACGGGACAGAGGAATATTGAACTCACATCCACACCGAGTAAACTTG ATTATACACCTCAACGTCGTCACAGCAGCagtattcataaaaatttatttgataacaaAGTGTTACGACGATTTGCAAGTTTAACACTTGATAATTCAACGGAAGAATCAATTGGACATTCAACATCTCCCAAAACAATATCAACAttatcacaaaattttaaag GTCAACATCTACTGAATTTACTATCATCTGGTATCCcggaaaatgtaaaaaatcaattaacgtATGCTGATTTGGTTAATTTTACAACCGCATTTTATGCACATTTAAATTCCATTGGTGTTGTTCAACCAGTTGATAAAAAACTAGTCAAAGATTCAACATTTtcg ACTGATGAACTCTATTGCTGGACTTGTCCAACAAgtcaaaacataaaaaatgaaaatcatagTAATGAAGAAAAGatatatacaaatgaaaaaattcaaaagcttGAAATTGAAGTTGAAAGATTACGTAAATTAGttgataaacttgaaaaatcaaataaagaaaaagaagcaaTGCTTGttacaaaattatcaagagCAAGTTcaccaatattatttaatgataaaaattcattggaTATATTTGATAGAAATATATCAATggaacttgaaaaattaaacaaagaaaCTGAAACAGATTTATTGCCAAATAAGTTATCACGTGCAAGTTcaccaattttatttacaactcAATATTCAACAAGTCCATTAAATCAAGATATTACAGCAGAGAGTGGAAGATTCACAGCAAGCTTGACAGATGTATCAAAGATGTCAAGTCGTGAATATTCAAGCAATTCAAGTGCAATGCAATCATCATTTTCaccaatatataaatcaaatgaatcaaTTGACGATTCAGTCAGTAGAATAATTCAAACAGTTGAACGATGTCCcataaaaatagataacaaagatcaaacaacaaaaattgcacggaaaaaattaaatttcaatgatgaaaaaatagaaataaatgatgatacaaATACTAATGAAATAGTTGTAGAATCAGTAACACCAAATAGTGATATTGAATTAATCGTACCAAAGATTGGCAATGTTGTTGTATCGTCTGCTGAGACATCATTAACTTTACCGAAAATTTCAGTGACAACTGCAACACCTGATTCATCTCCATTACCTGTTTTAACTTTATCCAAACCATcacctccaccaccacctccaatGCCTTCTTTGAATTCTCCCATATCATCACCAAgcataaattcaaatataacaaTGTCACAATCTCTCGTGAATAATTCAAGTTCGTCAATACCTCCACCACCTCCACTTCCAATGATGGGGATGACTGGTTCATCAgtgccaccaccaccaccactacctCCAGTGATAGGGATGACTGgttcatcaccatcaccacctCCTCCACCACCAATGCTTGGAATGACTGGTCCACCACCAGCACCACCTATGCCAGGAATGAGtggaccaccaccaccacctcctcCTCCGATGATTGGAGTTATTGGtgcatcaccaccaccaccacctatGCCAGGGATGAGtggaccaccaccaccacctcctcCATTAATGATGGGACAACAAATACCATCAATACCACCAGTACCAAGTGGTCCAGCAGCTTTACCAACACCACCAATTGGTGGATGGAATAATCCTGCACGTGCACAAATGCGTAAAAAACCAGTTGAACCAGAAATACCAATGAAACCATTATTTTGGTCACGTATATTAATACCAAATACTGAAACAATAGCAACAATACCAGCAACAACACCAGATGCACCACCAAAATTACCATTATGGATTGAAATTGAAGAAGAACAAAGTGTTAATATtaaagaatttattgatttattttcacgtCAAGCAATTGAAAGAAAACCAACAATTAAAAGAGaagaatcaaaaaaacaaatacaatttgctaaaatacttgatataaATAGATCTAAAAATGTTGGTATATTAGAAAAAAGTTTACGTGTTGATTTTACAGAAGTTGAAAatgcaatatataatttagatACAAGTATTGTTAGTTTAGAGGCActtaaacaaatttatgaaGTTATGCCAAGTGCTAAagaaattgatgatatattaCAACATGAACGTGAAAATCCTGATATACCACTTGATAGACcagaaatgtttttaaaacaattatcaaatataaaatatttgaatgaaagAATTGCATGTTTAATGTGTCAATCAGAATTTCAAGATGCATTAACAACAGTATCtggaaaattaacaaatttacgTACAACAtgtgattttttaatgaattcaaaatcattaaaaaaagttatggCATTGATATTAACATTTGGTAATTATATGAATGGTGGTAATCGTGTTAGAGGACAAGCTGATGGTTTTGGTCTTGAAatattagataaattaaaagatgTTAAATCTAAAAATCCTGGTATaacattattacattttttagttaaaacaATGCTTGAAGAAGAAAGTATATTGAGTAGTGATGAAATATTACCATTACCAATACCAGAAGTTGGCGATATACAAGCTGCTGCTGATATTGATTTTGATACGTTATCAAAAGAATTAGATCGTTtagaaaaagaattaaaaacatgtgaaatcaattataaaactgttgttgataattgttCACCAGAAAGtgcttatatatttaaagaaaaaatgaataattttataaaaacagcTGGTAATGAATGGTTCAatgaaaaagaatatttacaagaagctaaattaaaatttaaagctgttatgttattttatcaatatattccaAAAGGTGCTACAATTGATACTGCTGATCCAAAagatttttttggtttatggATTAATTTTTGTCGTGATTTTAAAGATATATGGAAAAGGGAACAAcaaagaatgaaaaaagaaaaaattaaaacattaagaagaaaaacacaacaaatacttgaaaatgaaACAACTCAAATTAAACCCTGTGGATTAAAGAGTAGATtgctcaaaaaattaatagaaaaagataaaagataa